Proteins co-encoded in one Populus trichocarpa isolate Nisqually-1 chromosome 10, P.trichocarpa_v4.1, whole genome shotgun sequence genomic window:
- the LOC7490330 gene encoding DNA replication complex GINS protein PSF3, whose translation MANYNEIDDILAEEEFVPVVFQKAINGVKIDESTEKGHVEQGSKTELPFWLARELHMRQAVSISVPACFNQKTRLEIQADAACVDLRSRCPYFYEFGCKLAPLCDKTIGLLLPYAFRIRYKEILHKAHTTAFATASKFLTHLTREETSLYEAAQSSMAAFKKWRMGGPRLQRASILGRKRKPAE comes from the exons ATGGCAAATTACAATGAAATCGATGATATTCTCGCGGAGGAAGAG TTTGTCCCGGTTGTGTTTCAAAAGGCTATAAATGGAGTGAAAATCGATGAAAGCACCGAAAAAGGACAT GTTGAACAAGGTTCAAAGACAGAGCTACCTTTCTGGCTTGCTCGTGAATTGCACATGAGGCAAGCAGTATCGATAAGTGTCCCAGCCTGTTTTAATCAGAA AACAAGGCTGGAAATCCAGGCAGATGCTGCATGTGTGGACCTGAGATCCCGCTGCCCTTACTTTTATGAATTCGGATGCAAGCTAGCCCCACT GTGTGATAAAACCATTGGATTGTTGCTCCCATATGCATTTCGAATCAGGTATAAGGAAATCCTACACAAGGCACACACCACAGCATTTGCCACAGCTTCCAAATTTCTGACGCACCTAACTAGAGAAGAAACTTCTT TGTATGAAGCAGCTCAATCATCCATGGCAGCCTTTAAGAAATGGCGGATGGGTGGCCCCAGATTGCAGAGAGCTTCAATTCTCGGGAGGAAGAGAAAACCAGCTGAGTAG